A region of Mugil cephalus isolate CIBA_MC_2020 chromosome 3, CIBA_Mcephalus_1.1, whole genome shotgun sequence DNA encodes the following proteins:
- the ap1g1 gene encoding AP-1 complex subunit gamma-1 isoform X2, whose amino-acid sequence MPAPIRLRELIRTIRTARTQAEEREMIQKECAAIRSSFREEDNTYRCRNVAKLLYMHMLGYPAHFGQLECLKLIASQKFTDKRIGYLGAMLLLDERQDVHLLMTNCIKNDLNHSTQYVQGLALCTLGCMGSSEMCRDLAGEVEKLLKTSNSYLRKKAALCAVHVIRKVPELMEMFLPATKNLLSEKNHGVLHTSVVLLTEMCERSPDMLAHFRKLVPQLVRILKNLIMSGYSPEHDVSGISDPFLQVRILRLLRILGKSDDDSSEAMNDILAQVATNTETSKNVGNAILYETVLTIMDIKSESGLRVLAINILGRFLLNNDKNIRYVALTSLLKTVQTDHNAVQRHRSTIVDCLKDLDVSIKRRAMELSFALVNGNNIRGMMKELLYFLDSCDPEFKADCASGVFLAAEKYAPSKRWHIDTIMRVLTTAGSYVRDDSVPNLIQLITNSVEMHAYTVQRLYKALLEDISQQPLVQVASWCIGEYGDLLVSGQCEEEEPIQVTEDEVLDVLEGLLVSNLSTPVTRGYSLTAIMKLSTRFTSVNRIKKVVSIYGSSIDVELQQRAVEYNALFKKYDHMRPALLERMPIMEKTATNGPTEIVQTNGETEPSVVEPKHPPPVTQPANQANDLLDLLGGNDVPVIQTTMPTKPASAGGELLDLLGDLSLSGGPAPAPAPSVPTSQPPFLLDGLSSQPLFNDIAAAGIPPMTAYNKNGLKIDFTFERANPNPNIAVITIHASNSTEADMTDFVFQAAVPKTFQLQLLSPSSNVVPALNQGTVTQVIRVLNPQKQQLRMRIKLTYTHKGSAVQDLAEVNNFPPQSWQ is encoded by the exons ATGCCAGCCCCGATCAGACTGCGGGAGCTGATCCGGACCATCCGGACAGCTCGGACCCAGGCAGAGGAGCGTGAGATGATCCAGAAAGAATGTGCTGCTATCCGCTCGTCTTTCAGAGAGGAAGACAATACATACCGCTGCAGAAATGTGGCAAAGCTTCTTTATATGCACATGTTGGGCTATCCGGCACACTTTGGACAG TTGGAGTGTCTGAAGCTGATTGCGTCCCAGAAGTTCACTGATAAACGAATAGGTTACTTGGGAGCTATGCTGCTGTTGGACGAGAGGCAGGATGTCCATCTACTAATGACAAATTGCATCAAGAA TGATTTGAATCACAGCACACAATATGTCCAGGGCCTGGCCTTGTGCACTTTAGGCTGCATGGGTTCTTCAGAAATGTGTCGTGACCTGGCAGGAGAGGTAGAGAAGCTGCTCAAAACATCCAACTCTTACTTGAGGAAAAAG GCAGCTTTGTGTGCAGTTCATGTCATCAGGAAGGTCCCAGAACTCATGGAAATGTTCCTTCCAGCCACAAAAAACCTGCTGAGCGAGAAGAACCACG GTGTTCTCCACACATCAGTCGTCCTCCTCACGGAGATGTGTGAAAGAAGTCCTGACATGCTGGCCCACTTCAGAAAG CTGGTTCCACAGTTGGTGAGAATCCTGAAGAACCTAATAATGTCTGGATACTCTCCTGAGCATGACGTGTCAGGCATAAGTGACCCTTTCCTGCAg GTGCGGATATTGAGACTACTGCGGATTTTAGGCAAGAGTGATGATGACTCCAGTGAAGCAATGAATGACATTCTTGCACAG GttgcaacaaacacagagacaagtaaaaatgtaggaaatgcGATCCTGTACGAGACCGTACTGACTATAATGGACATCAAGTCTGAAAGTGGACTGAGG gTCTTGGCCATTAACATACTAGGTCGCTTCCTTCTtaacaatgacaaaaatataaG ATACGTGGCGCTGACATCTCTACTAAAAACGGTACAAACAGACCACAATGCAGTGCAGAGGCATCGGAGCACCATCGTGGATTGCTTAAAAGACCTGGATGTATCCATCAAGAG ACGTGCAATGGAGCTGAGCTTTGCCCTGGTGAATGGCAACAACATTAGAGGCATGATGAAGGAGCTGCTCTACTTCCTGGACTCCTGTGACCCGGAATTCAAAGCAGACTGTGCATCAGGAGTCTTTCTAGCTGCAGAGAA ATATGCTCCTTCGAAAAGATGGCACATAGACACCATTATGAGAGTCCTCACAACA GCAGGGAGCTATGTGCGAGACGACTCTGTTCCCAACCTCATCCAGCTCATCACCAACAGTGTGGAGATGCATGCCTATACTGTTCAGAGACTTTACAAAGCGCTGCTGGAGGACATCTCACAG CAACCTCTAGTGCAGGTAGCGTCCTGGTGCATAGGAGAGTATGGGGACCTGCTGGTGTCAGGgcagtgtgaggaggaggagcctaTTCAG GTGACTGAGGATGAAGTCCTGGATGTGTTGGAAGGACTTCTGGTGTCCAACCTGTCCACACCTGTGACTCGGGGTTATTCCCTTACTGCCATCATGAAGCTGTCTACTCGCTTCACCAGTGTAAA CCGTATCAAGAAGGTGGTTTCCATATATGGCAGTAGCATTGACGTGGAACTTCAGCAGAGAGCTGTTGAGTACAATGCCCTTTTCAAGAAATACGACCACATGAG GCCAGCTCTCCTAGAGCGAATGCCCATTATGGAGAAAACTGCTACTAATGGCCCTACAGAGATTGTACAGACAAATGGGGAGACGGAGCCTTCTGTTGTGGAACCAAAACATCCACCACCTGTCACCCAGCCAGCCAACCAG GCTAATGATTTGTTAGACTTGCTGGGTGGTAATGATGTGCCGGTAATCCAGACCACAATGCCCACCAAGCCTGCTTCAGCTGGAGGAGAGCTGCTTGATCTGCTGGGTGACCTCTCGCTAAGTG GCGGTCCAGCCCCTGCTCCTGCTCCCTCAGTGCCCACTTCCCAACCCCCTTTCCTCTTGGATGGCCTCTCCTCACAGCCCCTGTTTAATGACATTGCAGCTGCAG GTATTCCTCCTATGACTGCATACAACAAGAATGGTCTGAAGATTGACTTCACGTTTGAGAGAGCTAATCCCAACCCAAACATCGCTGTCATCACCATCCATGCATCCAACTCGACGGAGGCCGACAtgactgactttgtttttcagGCTGCAGTACCAAAG ACAttccagctgcagctcctctcccCTAGCAGTAACGTTGTCCCAGCACTCAACCAGGGAACTGTCACACAGGTCATCAGAGTTCTAAACCCACAGAAG CAACAGCTACGAATGAGGATCAAGCTGACGTACACCCACAAAGGCTCGGCTGTGCAAGACCTGGCTGAGGTTAATAACTTCCCCCCTCAGTCCTGGCAGTGA
- the znf821 gene encoding zinc finger protein 821 isoform X3, which translates to MGPFHTSGIAGLGHTINMDGRDEFTEDSECCSNNSQEVQGQDSLSEDSDSDLDNHGEDSSSNTSADDHMTTKRTPCRLQGAGVKEESEEGADLNNFVCPLCTLDFSSPEKLISHVYQHTTMMSNTKSYVCPVCGRALSSPGSLGRHLLIHSEDRLSNCAVCGARFTDTNNFNREKLKDVLDTTRIDVSCGRDSCSLSQSLSSSPMSSPDQGTHSCHGAGPSPSSCQGPRSSCQAPEPNPSLCQAHRTCQGPGHISNQCQGLRPCHGPVLGSGPCSGPGPCPGSDQGPSFPSLPDSLLSEGPSLASIPDALNSSSSGLPPIPDILSPMPVYPAGVLLVCNSCIAYQQLVEAQSPMRKWALRRKNEPLEARLQRLERERTAKKNKRACETEEERELRRLRDREAKRMQRMQESEEQRARRLQRDREAMRLKRANETPEKRQARLIREREAKRIKRRLEKIDPALRTQIEHDPAAMAALTADMSLFQFPCPMPVPSIDNGLFMKLP; encoded by the exons ATGG GGCCATTCCACACTTCAGGCATCGCAGGACTCGGGCATACTATTAACATGGACGGCAGAGACGAATTCACAGAAGACAGTGAATGCTGCAGCAACAACTCCCAGGAAGTCCAGGGGCAGGATAGCCTCTCAG AAGACAGTGATAGTGACCTCGACAACCACGGTGAAGACTCGTCCTCCAACACCTCTGCCGACGACCACATGACCACCAAGAGAACGCCGTGCCGCCTACAAGGAGCGGGAGTCAAAGAG GAGAGCGAAGAAGGAGCAGACCTCAACAACTTTGTTTGTCCTCTCTGCACGCTGGATTTCAGCAGCCCTGAGAAGCTCATCTCCCATGTCTACCAG CACACGACTATGATGAGCAACACCAAGAGCTATGTGTGCCCAGTGTGTGGGCGAGCCCTGAGTTCGCCTGGCTCACTTGGACGGCATCTTCTCATCCACTCTGAGGACCGCCTCTCCAACTGCGCTGTCTGCGGAGCACGCTTCACAGACACCAACAACTTCAACAG GGAGAAGCTTAAAGATGTCCTCGACACAACCCGGATAGATGTCAGCTGTGGAAGGGACTCCTGTTCCCTGTCCCAGTCCCTGTCCAGCAGCCCCATGAGCAGCCCAGACCAAGGCACTCACTCTTGTCATGGAGCAGGTCCGAGCCCCAGTTCCTGTCAGGGCCCTCGCTCATCATGTCAAGCACCTGAGCCCAATCCCAGCCTGTGTCAAGCCCATCGCACCTGTCAGGGCCCAGGCCACATCTCGAACCAGTGCCAAGGCCTCAGACCATGTCACGGCCCAGTCCTGGGATCAGGACCATGCTCTGGGCCAGGACCGTGCCCAGGCTCCGATCAAGGACCCTCCTTTCCTTCACTGCCTGACAGTCTTCTCTCTGAAGGGCCATCACTCGCATCTATCCCCGACGCTCTTAACTCCTCCTCTTCAGGCCTTCCCCCCATCCCTGACATCCTGAGCCCTATGCCTGTGTATCCCGCCGGCGTGCTGTTGGTATGCAACAGCTGCATCGCCTATCAGCAGTTGGTCGAGGCCCAGTCGCCGATGCGAAAGTGGGCCCTGCGGAGGAAGAACGAACCCTTGGAGGCGCGCTTGCAGCGTCTGGAGCGCGAGCGCACGGCGAAGAAGAACAAGCGGGCTTGTGAGAcggaagaagagagggagctGAGGAGGCTGCGGGACCGCGAGGCCAAGCGCATGCAGAGGATGCAGGAATCGGAGGAGCAGCGGGCGCGCAGGCTGCAGAGGGACAGGGAGGCCATGCGCTTAAAGAGGGCCAACGAGACACCGGAGAAGAGGCAGGCCAGGCTGATCCGGGAGAGGGAGGCGAAGAGGATCAAGCGACGCCTGGAGAAGATCGACCCTGCTCTCAGGACACAGATAGAGCACGATCCTGCCGCGATGGCCGCCCTCACAGCAGACATGAGTCTCTTTCAGTTCCCCTGCCCCATGCCCGTCCCTTCCATCGATAACGGTCTGTTCATGAAGCTGCCCTAA
- the znf821 gene encoding zinc finger protein 821 isoform X2, translating to MPGVGYNMSRRKQTNPFKVNWPFHTSGIAGLGHTINMDGRDEFTEDSECCSNNSQEVQGQDSLSDSDSDLDNHGEDSSSNTSADDHMTTKRTPCRLQGAGVKEESEEGADLNNFVCPLCTLDFSSPEKLISHVYQHTTMMSNTKSYVCPVCGRALSSPGSLGRHLLIHSEDRLSNCAVCGARFTDTNNFNREKLKDVLDTTRIDVSCGRDSCSLSQSLSSSPMSSPDQGTHSCHGAGPSPSSCQGPRSSCQAPEPNPSLCQAHRTCQGPGHISNQCQGLRPCHGPVLGSGPCSGPGPCPGSDQGPSFPSLPDSLLSEGPSLASIPDALNSSSSGLPPIPDILSPMPVYPAGVLLVCNSCIAYQQLVEAQSPMRKWALRRKNEPLEARLQRLERERTAKKNKRACETEEERELRRLRDREAKRMQRMQESEEQRARRLQRDREAMRLKRANETPEKRQARLIREREAKRIKRRLEKIDPALRTQIEHDPAAMAALTADMSLFQFPCPMPVPSIDNGLFMKLP from the exons atgccgGGAGTGGGCTATAATATGTCCAGGCGAAAACAGACCAACCCCTTCAAAGTTAACT GGCCATTCCACACTTCAGGCATCGCAGGACTCGGGCATACTATTAACATGGACGGCAGAGACGAATTCACAGAAGACAGTGAATGCTGCAGCAACAACTCCCAGGAAGTCCAGGGGCAGGATAGCCTCTCAG ACAGTGATAGTGACCTCGACAACCACGGTGAAGACTCGTCCTCCAACACCTCTGCCGACGACCACATGACCACCAAGAGAACGCCGTGCCGCCTACAAGGAGCGGGAGTCAAAGAG GAGAGCGAAGAAGGAGCAGACCTCAACAACTTTGTTTGTCCTCTCTGCACGCTGGATTTCAGCAGCCCTGAGAAGCTCATCTCCCATGTCTACCAG CACACGACTATGATGAGCAACACCAAGAGCTATGTGTGCCCAGTGTGTGGGCGAGCCCTGAGTTCGCCTGGCTCACTTGGACGGCATCTTCTCATCCACTCTGAGGACCGCCTCTCCAACTGCGCTGTCTGCGGAGCACGCTTCACAGACACCAACAACTTCAACAG GGAGAAGCTTAAAGATGTCCTCGACACAACCCGGATAGATGTCAGCTGTGGAAGGGACTCCTGTTCCCTGTCCCAGTCCCTGTCCAGCAGCCCCATGAGCAGCCCAGACCAAGGCACTCACTCTTGTCATGGAGCAGGTCCGAGCCCCAGTTCCTGTCAGGGCCCTCGCTCATCATGTCAAGCACCTGAGCCCAATCCCAGCCTGTGTCAAGCCCATCGCACCTGTCAGGGCCCAGGCCACATCTCGAACCAGTGCCAAGGCCTCAGACCATGTCACGGCCCAGTCCTGGGATCAGGACCATGCTCTGGGCCAGGACCGTGCCCAGGCTCCGATCAAGGACCCTCCTTTCCTTCACTGCCTGACAGTCTTCTCTCTGAAGGGCCATCACTCGCATCTATCCCCGACGCTCTTAACTCCTCCTCTTCAGGCCTTCCCCCCATCCCTGACATCCTGAGCCCTATGCCTGTGTATCCCGCCGGCGTGCTGTTGGTATGCAACAGCTGCATCGCCTATCAGCAGTTGGTCGAGGCCCAGTCGCCGATGCGAAAGTGGGCCCTGCGGAGGAAGAACGAACCCTTGGAGGCGCGCTTGCAGCGTCTGGAGCGCGAGCGCACGGCGAAGAAGAACAAGCGGGCTTGTGAGAcggaagaagagagggagctGAGGAGGCTGCGGGACCGCGAGGCCAAGCGCATGCAGAGGATGCAGGAATCGGAGGAGCAGCGGGCGCGCAGGCTGCAGAGGGACAGGGAGGCCATGCGCTTAAAGAGGGCCAACGAGACACCGGAGAAGAGGCAGGCCAGGCTGATCCGGGAGAGGGAGGCGAAGAGGATCAAGCGACGCCTGGAGAAGATCGACCCTGCTCTCAGGACACAGATAGAGCACGATCCTGCCGCGATGGCCGCCCTCACAGCAGACATGAGTCTCTTTCAGTTCCCCTGCCCCATGCCCGTCCCTTCCATCGATAACGGTCTGTTCATGAAGCTGCCCTAA
- the znf821 gene encoding zinc finger protein 821 isoform X4 translates to MTTKRTPCRLQGAGVKEESEEGADLNNFVCPLCTLDFSSPEKLISHVYQHTTMMSNTKSYVCPVCGRALSSPGSLGRHLLIHSEDRLSNCAVCGARFTDTNNFNREKLKDVLDTTRIDVSCGRDSCSLSQSLSSSPMSSPDQGTHSCHGAGPSPSSCQGPRSSCQAPEPNPSLCQAHRTCQGPGHISNQCQGLRPCHGPVLGSGPCSGPGPCPGSDQGPSFPSLPDSLLSEGPSLASIPDALNSSSSGLPPIPDILSPMPVYPAGVLLVCNSCIAYQQLVEAQSPMRKWALRRKNEPLEARLQRLERERTAKKNKRACETEEERELRRLRDREAKRMQRMQESEEQRARRLQRDREAMRLKRANETPEKRQARLIREREAKRIKRRLEKIDPALRTQIEHDPAAMAALTADMSLFQFPCPMPVPSIDNGLFMKLP, encoded by the exons ATGACCACCAAGAGAACGCCGTGCCGCCTACAAGGAGCGGGAGTCAAAGAG GAGAGCGAAGAAGGAGCAGACCTCAACAACTTTGTTTGTCCTCTCTGCACGCTGGATTTCAGCAGCCCTGAGAAGCTCATCTCCCATGTCTACCAG CACACGACTATGATGAGCAACACCAAGAGCTATGTGTGCCCAGTGTGTGGGCGAGCCCTGAGTTCGCCTGGCTCACTTGGACGGCATCTTCTCATCCACTCTGAGGACCGCCTCTCCAACTGCGCTGTCTGCGGAGCACGCTTCACAGACACCAACAACTTCAACAG GGAGAAGCTTAAAGATGTCCTCGACACAACCCGGATAGATGTCAGCTGTGGAAGGGACTCCTGTTCCCTGTCCCAGTCCCTGTCCAGCAGCCCCATGAGCAGCCCAGACCAAGGCACTCACTCTTGTCATGGAGCAGGTCCGAGCCCCAGTTCCTGTCAGGGCCCTCGCTCATCATGTCAAGCACCTGAGCCCAATCCCAGCCTGTGTCAAGCCCATCGCACCTGTCAGGGCCCAGGCCACATCTCGAACCAGTGCCAAGGCCTCAGACCATGTCACGGCCCAGTCCTGGGATCAGGACCATGCTCTGGGCCAGGACCGTGCCCAGGCTCCGATCAAGGACCCTCCTTTCCTTCACTGCCTGACAGTCTTCTCTCTGAAGGGCCATCACTCGCATCTATCCCCGACGCTCTTAACTCCTCCTCTTCAGGCCTTCCCCCCATCCCTGACATCCTGAGCCCTATGCCTGTGTATCCCGCCGGCGTGCTGTTGGTATGCAACAGCTGCATCGCCTATCAGCAGTTGGTCGAGGCCCAGTCGCCGATGCGAAAGTGGGCCCTGCGGAGGAAGAACGAACCCTTGGAGGCGCGCTTGCAGCGTCTGGAGCGCGAGCGCACGGCGAAGAAGAACAAGCGGGCTTGTGAGAcggaagaagagagggagctGAGGAGGCTGCGGGACCGCGAGGCCAAGCGCATGCAGAGGATGCAGGAATCGGAGGAGCAGCGGGCGCGCAGGCTGCAGAGGGACAGGGAGGCCATGCGCTTAAAGAGGGCCAACGAGACACCGGAGAAGAGGCAGGCCAGGCTGATCCGGGAGAGGGAGGCGAAGAGGATCAAGCGACGCCTGGAGAAGATCGACCCTGCTCTCAGGACACAGATAGAGCACGATCCTGCCGCGATGGCCGCCCTCACAGCAGACATGAGTCTCTTTCAGTTCCCCTGCCCCATGCCCGTCCCTTCCATCGATAACGGTCTGTTCATGAAGCTGCCCTAA
- the ap1g1 gene encoding AP-1 complex subunit gamma-1 isoform X1, with product MPAPIRLRELIRTIRTARTQAEEREMIQKECAAIRSSFREEDNTYRCRNVAKLLYMHMLGYPAHFGQLECLKLIASQKFTDKRIGYLGAMLLLDERQDVHLLMTNCIKNDLNHSTQYVQGLALCTLGCMGSSEMCRDLAGEVEKLLKTSNSYLRKKAALCAVHVIRKVPELMEMFLPATKNLLSEKNHGVLHTSVVLLTEMCERSPDMLAHFRKNEKLVPQLVRILKNLIMSGYSPEHDVSGISDPFLQVRILRLLRILGKSDDDSSEAMNDILAQVATNTETSKNVGNAILYETVLTIMDIKSESGLRVLAINILGRFLLNNDKNIRYVALTSLLKTVQTDHNAVQRHRSTIVDCLKDLDVSIKRRAMELSFALVNGNNIRGMMKELLYFLDSCDPEFKADCASGVFLAAEKYAPSKRWHIDTIMRVLTTAGSYVRDDSVPNLIQLITNSVEMHAYTVQRLYKALLEDISQQPLVQVASWCIGEYGDLLVSGQCEEEEPIQVTEDEVLDVLEGLLVSNLSTPVTRGYSLTAIMKLSTRFTSVNRIKKVVSIYGSSIDVELQQRAVEYNALFKKYDHMRPALLERMPIMEKTATNGPTEIVQTNGETEPSVVEPKHPPPVTQPANQANDLLDLLGGNDVPVIQTTMPTKPASAGGELLDLLGDLSLSGGPAPAPAPSVPTSQPPFLLDGLSSQPLFNDIAAAGIPPMTAYNKNGLKIDFTFERANPNPNIAVITIHASNSTEADMTDFVFQAAVPKTFQLQLLSPSSNVVPALNQGTVTQVIRVLNPQKQQLRMRIKLTYTHKGSAVQDLAEVNNFPPQSWQ from the exons ATGCCAGCCCCGATCAGACTGCGGGAGCTGATCCGGACCATCCGGACAGCTCGGACCCAGGCAGAGGAGCGTGAGATGATCCAGAAAGAATGTGCTGCTATCCGCTCGTCTTTCAGAGAGGAAGACAATACATACCGCTGCAGAAATGTGGCAAAGCTTCTTTATATGCACATGTTGGGCTATCCGGCACACTTTGGACAG TTGGAGTGTCTGAAGCTGATTGCGTCCCAGAAGTTCACTGATAAACGAATAGGTTACTTGGGAGCTATGCTGCTGTTGGACGAGAGGCAGGATGTCCATCTACTAATGACAAATTGCATCAAGAA TGATTTGAATCACAGCACACAATATGTCCAGGGCCTGGCCTTGTGCACTTTAGGCTGCATGGGTTCTTCAGAAATGTGTCGTGACCTGGCAGGAGAGGTAGAGAAGCTGCTCAAAACATCCAACTCTTACTTGAGGAAAAAG GCAGCTTTGTGTGCAGTTCATGTCATCAGGAAGGTCCCAGAACTCATGGAAATGTTCCTTCCAGCCACAAAAAACCTGCTGAGCGAGAAGAACCACG GTGTTCTCCACACATCAGTCGTCCTCCTCACGGAGATGTGTGAAAGAAGTCCTGACATGCTGGCCCACTTCAGAAAG AATGAGAAG CTGGTTCCACAGTTGGTGAGAATCCTGAAGAACCTAATAATGTCTGGATACTCTCCTGAGCATGACGTGTCAGGCATAAGTGACCCTTTCCTGCAg GTGCGGATATTGAGACTACTGCGGATTTTAGGCAAGAGTGATGATGACTCCAGTGAAGCAATGAATGACATTCTTGCACAG GttgcaacaaacacagagacaagtaaaaatgtaggaaatgcGATCCTGTACGAGACCGTACTGACTATAATGGACATCAAGTCTGAAAGTGGACTGAGG gTCTTGGCCATTAACATACTAGGTCGCTTCCTTCTtaacaatgacaaaaatataaG ATACGTGGCGCTGACATCTCTACTAAAAACGGTACAAACAGACCACAATGCAGTGCAGAGGCATCGGAGCACCATCGTGGATTGCTTAAAAGACCTGGATGTATCCATCAAGAG ACGTGCAATGGAGCTGAGCTTTGCCCTGGTGAATGGCAACAACATTAGAGGCATGATGAAGGAGCTGCTCTACTTCCTGGACTCCTGTGACCCGGAATTCAAAGCAGACTGTGCATCAGGAGTCTTTCTAGCTGCAGAGAA ATATGCTCCTTCGAAAAGATGGCACATAGACACCATTATGAGAGTCCTCACAACA GCAGGGAGCTATGTGCGAGACGACTCTGTTCCCAACCTCATCCAGCTCATCACCAACAGTGTGGAGATGCATGCCTATACTGTTCAGAGACTTTACAAAGCGCTGCTGGAGGACATCTCACAG CAACCTCTAGTGCAGGTAGCGTCCTGGTGCATAGGAGAGTATGGGGACCTGCTGGTGTCAGGgcagtgtgaggaggaggagcctaTTCAG GTGACTGAGGATGAAGTCCTGGATGTGTTGGAAGGACTTCTGGTGTCCAACCTGTCCACACCTGTGACTCGGGGTTATTCCCTTACTGCCATCATGAAGCTGTCTACTCGCTTCACCAGTGTAAA CCGTATCAAGAAGGTGGTTTCCATATATGGCAGTAGCATTGACGTGGAACTTCAGCAGAGAGCTGTTGAGTACAATGCCCTTTTCAAGAAATACGACCACATGAG GCCAGCTCTCCTAGAGCGAATGCCCATTATGGAGAAAACTGCTACTAATGGCCCTACAGAGATTGTACAGACAAATGGGGAGACGGAGCCTTCTGTTGTGGAACCAAAACATCCACCACCTGTCACCCAGCCAGCCAACCAG GCTAATGATTTGTTAGACTTGCTGGGTGGTAATGATGTGCCGGTAATCCAGACCACAATGCCCACCAAGCCTGCTTCAGCTGGAGGAGAGCTGCTTGATCTGCTGGGTGACCTCTCGCTAAGTG GCGGTCCAGCCCCTGCTCCTGCTCCCTCAGTGCCCACTTCCCAACCCCCTTTCCTCTTGGATGGCCTCTCCTCACAGCCCCTGTTTAATGACATTGCAGCTGCAG GTATTCCTCCTATGACTGCATACAACAAGAATGGTCTGAAGATTGACTTCACGTTTGAGAGAGCTAATCCCAACCCAAACATCGCTGTCATCACCATCCATGCATCCAACTCGACGGAGGCCGACAtgactgactttgtttttcagGCTGCAGTACCAAAG ACAttccagctgcagctcctctcccCTAGCAGTAACGTTGTCCCAGCACTCAACCAGGGAACTGTCACACAGGTCATCAGAGTTCTAAACCCACAGAAG CAACAGCTACGAATGAGGATCAAGCTGACGTACACCCACAAAGGCTCGGCTGTGCAAGACCTGGCTGAGGTTAATAACTTCCCCCCTCAGTCCTGGCAGTGA
- the znf821 gene encoding zinc finger protein 821 isoform X1, protein MPGVGYNMSRRKQTNPFKVNWPFHTSGIAGLGHTINMDGRDEFTEDSECCSNNSQEVQGQDSLSEDSDSDLDNHGEDSSSNTSADDHMTTKRTPCRLQGAGVKEESEEGADLNNFVCPLCTLDFSSPEKLISHVYQHTTMMSNTKSYVCPVCGRALSSPGSLGRHLLIHSEDRLSNCAVCGARFTDTNNFNREKLKDVLDTTRIDVSCGRDSCSLSQSLSSSPMSSPDQGTHSCHGAGPSPSSCQGPRSSCQAPEPNPSLCQAHRTCQGPGHISNQCQGLRPCHGPVLGSGPCSGPGPCPGSDQGPSFPSLPDSLLSEGPSLASIPDALNSSSSGLPPIPDILSPMPVYPAGVLLVCNSCIAYQQLVEAQSPMRKWALRRKNEPLEARLQRLERERTAKKNKRACETEEERELRRLRDREAKRMQRMQESEEQRARRLQRDREAMRLKRANETPEKRQARLIREREAKRIKRRLEKIDPALRTQIEHDPAAMAALTADMSLFQFPCPMPVPSIDNGLFMKLP, encoded by the exons atgccgGGAGTGGGCTATAATATGTCCAGGCGAAAACAGACCAACCCCTTCAAAGTTAACT GGCCATTCCACACTTCAGGCATCGCAGGACTCGGGCATACTATTAACATGGACGGCAGAGACGAATTCACAGAAGACAGTGAATGCTGCAGCAACAACTCCCAGGAAGTCCAGGGGCAGGATAGCCTCTCAG AAGACAGTGATAGTGACCTCGACAACCACGGTGAAGACTCGTCCTCCAACACCTCTGCCGACGACCACATGACCACCAAGAGAACGCCGTGCCGCCTACAAGGAGCGGGAGTCAAAGAG GAGAGCGAAGAAGGAGCAGACCTCAACAACTTTGTTTGTCCTCTCTGCACGCTGGATTTCAGCAGCCCTGAGAAGCTCATCTCCCATGTCTACCAG CACACGACTATGATGAGCAACACCAAGAGCTATGTGTGCCCAGTGTGTGGGCGAGCCCTGAGTTCGCCTGGCTCACTTGGACGGCATCTTCTCATCCACTCTGAGGACCGCCTCTCCAACTGCGCTGTCTGCGGAGCACGCTTCACAGACACCAACAACTTCAACAG GGAGAAGCTTAAAGATGTCCTCGACACAACCCGGATAGATGTCAGCTGTGGAAGGGACTCCTGTTCCCTGTCCCAGTCCCTGTCCAGCAGCCCCATGAGCAGCCCAGACCAAGGCACTCACTCTTGTCATGGAGCAGGTCCGAGCCCCAGTTCCTGTCAGGGCCCTCGCTCATCATGTCAAGCACCTGAGCCCAATCCCAGCCTGTGTCAAGCCCATCGCACCTGTCAGGGCCCAGGCCACATCTCGAACCAGTGCCAAGGCCTCAGACCATGTCACGGCCCAGTCCTGGGATCAGGACCATGCTCTGGGCCAGGACCGTGCCCAGGCTCCGATCAAGGACCCTCCTTTCCTTCACTGCCTGACAGTCTTCTCTCTGAAGGGCCATCACTCGCATCTATCCCCGACGCTCTTAACTCCTCCTCTTCAGGCCTTCCCCCCATCCCTGACATCCTGAGCCCTATGCCTGTGTATCCCGCCGGCGTGCTGTTGGTATGCAACAGCTGCATCGCCTATCAGCAGTTGGTCGAGGCCCAGTCGCCGATGCGAAAGTGGGCCCTGCGGAGGAAGAACGAACCCTTGGAGGCGCGCTTGCAGCGTCTGGAGCGCGAGCGCACGGCGAAGAAGAACAAGCGGGCTTGTGAGAcggaagaagagagggagctGAGGAGGCTGCGGGACCGCGAGGCCAAGCGCATGCAGAGGATGCAGGAATCGGAGGAGCAGCGGGCGCGCAGGCTGCAGAGGGACAGGGAGGCCATGCGCTTAAAGAGGGCCAACGAGACACCGGAGAAGAGGCAGGCCAGGCTGATCCGGGAGAGGGAGGCGAAGAGGATCAAGCGACGCCTGGAGAAGATCGACCCTGCTCTCAGGACACAGATAGAGCACGATCCTGCCGCGATGGCCGCCCTCACAGCAGACATGAGTCTCTTTCAGTTCCCCTGCCCCATGCCCGTCCCTTCCATCGATAACGGTCTGTTCATGAAGCTGCCCTAA